From a region of the Salvelinus fontinalis isolate EN_2023a chromosome 13, ASM2944872v1, whole genome shotgun sequence genome:
- the LOC129867783 gene encoding uncharacterized protein LOC129867783 codes for MTDHHLKLNLGKTELLFLPGKDCPFHDLAITVDNSIVSSSQSAKNLGVILDNTLAFSTNIKAVARSCRFMLYNIRRVRPCLTQEAAQVLIQALVISRLDYCNSLLAGLPACAIKPLQLIQNAAARLVFNLPKFSHVTPLLRSLHWLPVEARIRYKTMVLAYGAVRGTAPQYLQALIRPYTQTRALRSSTSGLLASLPLRKYSSRSAQSKLFAALAPQWWNKLPHDARTAESITTFRRHLKPHLFKEYLG; via the coding sequence atgacggatcaccacctcaagctgaacctcggcaagacggagctgctcttcctcccggggaaggactgcccgttccatgatcttgccatcacggttgacaactccattgtgtcctcctcccagagcgctaagaaccttggcgtgatcctggacaacaccctggcgttctcaactaacatcaaggcggtggcccgttcctgtaggttcatgctctacaacatccgcagagtacgaccctgcctcacacaggaagcggcgcaggtcctaatccaggcacttgtcatttcccgtctggattactgcaactcgctgttggctgggctccctgcctgtgccattaaacccctacaactcatccagaacgccgcagcccgtctggtgttcaaccttcccaagttctcccacgtcaccccgctcctccgctctctccactggcttccagttgaagctcgcatccgctacaagaccatggtgcttgcctacggagctgtgaggggaacggcacctcagtaccttcaggctctgatcaggccctacacccaaacaagggcactgcgttcatccacctctggactgctcgcctccctaccactgaggaagtacagttcccgctcagcccagtcaaaactgttcgctgctctggcaccccaatggtggaacaaactccctcacgacgccaggacagcggagtcaatcaccaccttccggagacacctgaaaccccacctctttaaggaatacctaggatag